In Cydia fagiglandana chromosome 9, ilCydFagi1.1, whole genome shotgun sequence, a single window of DNA contains:
- the LOC134667236 gene encoding uncharacterized protein LOC134667236 has product MEVASDVLINQIRLKHENAANNSYVTESPEGFRLRLRALFVALLGVSMSACALASQPVELALEDDDVLQKLNNVSFARRITKPTIRLVLGYGRLSALVTCISSLLLLVAVMSKQSWWRHGTRWLAAPALLVIALEIASDAGDTMLSAALRGAAEPGKLAVRCLAATILITIEILVWYFIAKFFEHNPQADVIEPEKVPEFKAIQQ; this is encoded by the exons ATGGAAGTTGCAAGTGATGTTTTAATAAATCAAATTCGTCTAAAACATGAGAATGCAGCAAAC AATAGTTATGTAACGGAGAGCCCAGAAGGCTTCCGCTTGCGGTTGCGAGCGCTGTTCGTGGCGCTGCTCGGTGTCTCGATGTCGGCGTGCGCGCTCGCGTCGCAGCCCGTCGAGCTGGCGCTGGAGGATGACGACGTCTTGCAGAAGCTCAACAACGTCAGCTTTGCGAGGCG GATCACTAAGCCAACGATACGCCTTGTGTTGGGCTATGGGAGGCTAAGCGCTTTGGTCACCTGCATAAGCTCGCTGTTGTTACTGGTAGCTGTCATGTCAAAG CAATCGTGGTGGCGTCACGGCACACGCTGGCTGGCTGCGCCAGCTCTGTTAGTGATCGCGTTGGAAATCGCGTCAGACGCCGGCGACACCATGCTGTCGGCGGCTCTGCGGGGCGCGGCGGAGCCGGGCAAACTGGCCGTTCGGTGCCTCGCCGCTACCATACTGATCACCATTGAGATACTCGTCTG GTATTTCATCGCGAAATTCTTCGAACACAACCCGCAGGCAGATGTAATCGAACCAGAAAAGGTCCCCGAATTCAAAGCTATCCAGCAATAA